From a single Cyprinus carpio isolate SPL01 unplaced genomic scaffold, ASM1834038v1 S000006695, whole genome shotgun sequence genomic region:
- the LOC109063706 gene encoding cell surface glycoprotein 1-like: MPILFISQRHKGTGKLMADVVTHLPPTQNNTRFLTSMKRAYDFIIKLDDVPQPQPQQDQPLHLDQPLPQDQPLPLDQLIPQDQPPDQPLPLDQPQKDQLLPLDQLIPQNQPVDQPQQNQPLPLDQPQQDQPLPLDQLIPQDQPLDQPQKDQPLDQPQQDQPLPLDQLIPQDQPLDQPQKDQPLPLDQLIPQDQPQKDQPLPLDQLIPQDQPTPTDQQIITLELFTIDSQAQQHVEPLPPRKRQTPLSTPRLPSTPGQGKRAPPSIQPELKKRQTTGKGATQAPPSTLAKKKKTKSCKCSRQTIYPYDKILERRMNGGKAAEVKVHWLPCSSW, from the exons ATGCCCATATTATTTATCAGCCAGAGGCACAAGGGCACAGGCAAGTTGATGGCAGATGTAGTCACGCATCTGCCACCGACGCAAAACAACACACGTTTCTTAACCAGCATGAAGAGGGCATATGACTTCATAATCAAACTGGATG ATGTGCCCCAGCCCCAGCCCCAGCAAGACCAGCCCCTCCACCTAGACCAACCCCTACCCCAAGACCAGCCCCTGCCCCTAGACCAGCTAATCCCACAAGACCAGCCCCCAGACCAGCCTCTGCCCCTAGACCAGCCCCAGAAAGACCAGCTCCTGCCCCTAGACCAGCTAATCCCACAAAACCAGCCCGTAGACCAGCCCCAGCAAAACCAGCCCCTGCCCCTAGACCAGCCCCAGCAAGACCAGCCCCTGCCCCTAGACCAGCTAATCCCACAAGACCAGCCCCTAGACCAGCCCCAGAAAGACCAGCCCCTAGACCAGCCCCAGCAAGACCAGCCCCTGCCCCTAGACCAGCTAATCCCACAAGATCAGCCCCTAGACCAGCCCCAGAAAGACCAGCCCCTGCCCCTAGACCAGCTAATCCCACAAGACCAGCCCCAGAAAGACCAGCCCCTGCCCCTAGACCAGCTAATCCCACAAGACCAGCCTACCCCAACAGACCAGCAAATTATTACACTTGAACTATTTACGATCGACTCTCAGGCTCAGCAGCATGTGGAGCCTCTACCACCCAGGAAAAGACAAA CCCCACTATCCACCCCGCGCCTACCATCCACCCCAGGCCAAGGCAAACGAGCCCCACCATCCATCCAACCTGAACTAAAGAAAAGACAAA CCACAGGTAAAGGAGCCACACAAGCCCCACCCTCTACCCTGgccaaaaagaagaaaacaaaaa GTTGCAAATGCAGTCGACAGACAATTTATCCATACGATAAAATATTGGAAAGACGGATGAATGGG